From a single Apium graveolens cultivar Ventura chromosome 2, ASM990537v1, whole genome shotgun sequence genomic region:
- the LOC141707848 gene encoding ubiquitin-conjugating enzyme E2 22-like isoform X2, translating to MATNENLPPNVIKQLAKELKNLDETPPEGIKVGVNDDDFSTIFADIDGPAGTPYENGVFRMKLILGHDFPHSPPAGYFLTKIFHPNVAPKNGEICVNTLKKDWNPSLGLRHVLVVVRCLLIEPFPGSALNEQAGKMLLDNYDEYARHARIYTDCHAMKPRPKFKNGAISESTTALNVDQTNTSVLSADQKSGATVAALPPSPLATSTNAAAKGGQDQLANAATSTMTETGVSGSTTLPSVPITQKKEIVGLPKQNADKKKIDARKKSLKRL from the exons ATG GCGACAAATGAAAATCTTCCACCAAACGTTATAAAGCAGCTTGCTAAGGAATTGAAAAATCTTGACGAAACACCTCCGGAGGGCATTAAAGTAGGTGTAAATGATGATGATTTTTCGACCATATTTGCCGATATAGATGGTCCAG CTGGGACTCCTTACGAAAATGGTGTTTTCCGCATGAAGTTGATACTGGGTCATGATTTTCCGCATTCCCCTCCCGCAG GCTATTTTTTGACCAAAATTTTCCATCCAAACGTTGCACCTAAAAATGGTGAGATCTGTGTCAACACACTGAAAAAGGATTGGAACCCAAGTCTTGGATTGAGACATGTTCTTGTT GTTGTCAGATGTTTACTAATCGAGCCATTTCCCGGATCAGCTTTGAATGAGCAGGCTGGAAAGATGCTGCTTGATAATTATGATGAGTACGCTAGACATGCCAG GATTTACACTGATTGTCATGCTATGAAGCCAAGACCCAAGTTTAAAAATGGAGCCATTTCCGAATCAACTACTGCTCTAAATGTTGACCAGACCAACACTTCAGTTCTTAGCGCCGACCAAAAGAGTGGCGCAACAGTTGCTGCACTTCCACCATCTCCATTGGCCACTTCTACTAATGCTGCAGCAAAAGGGGGTCAAGATCAACTAGCAAATGCTGCCACCAGTACAATGACAGAAACAGGAGTCAGTGGCTCTACAACTTTACCGAGTGTGCCAATTACGCAAAAGAAGGAAATCGTTGGGTTGCCTAAACAAAACGCAGACAAAAAGAAGATCGATGCTAGAAAGAAAAGCTTGAAAAGATtataa
- the LOC141707848 gene encoding ubiquitin-conjugating enzyme E2 22-like isoform X1 gives MQATNENLPPNVIKQLAKELKNLDETPPEGIKVGVNDDDFSTIFADIDGPAGTPYENGVFRMKLILGHDFPHSPPAGYFLTKIFHPNVAPKNGEICVNTLKKDWNPSLGLRHVLVVVRCLLIEPFPGSALNEQAGKMLLDNYDEYARHARIYTDCHAMKPRPKFKNGAISESTTALNVDQTNTSVLSADQKSGATVAALPPSPLATSTNAAAKGGQDQLANAATSTMTETGVSGSTTLPSVPITQKKEIVGLPKQNADKKKIDARKKSLKRL, from the exons ATGCAGGCGACAAATGAAAATCTTCCACCAAACGTTATAAAGCAGCTTGCTAAGGAATTGAAAAATCTTGACGAAACACCTCCGGAGGGCATTAAAGTAGGTGTAAATGATGATGATTTTTCGACCATATTTGCCGATATAGATGGTCCAG CTGGGACTCCTTACGAAAATGGTGTTTTCCGCATGAAGTTGATACTGGGTCATGATTTTCCGCATTCCCCTCCCGCAG GCTATTTTTTGACCAAAATTTTCCATCCAAACGTTGCACCTAAAAATGGTGAGATCTGTGTCAACACACTGAAAAAGGATTGGAACCCAAGTCTTGGATTGAGACATGTTCTTGTT GTTGTCAGATGTTTACTAATCGAGCCATTTCCCGGATCAGCTTTGAATGAGCAGGCTGGAAAGATGCTGCTTGATAATTATGATGAGTACGCTAGACATGCCAG GATTTACACTGATTGTCATGCTATGAAGCCAAGACCCAAGTTTAAAAATGGAGCCATTTCCGAATCAACTACTGCTCTAAATGTTGACCAGACCAACACTTCAGTTCTTAGCGCCGACCAAAAGAGTGGCGCAACAGTTGCTGCACTTCCACCATCTCCATTGGCCACTTCTACTAATGCTGCAGCAAAAGGGGGTCAAGATCAACTAGCAAATGCTGCCACCAGTACAATGACAGAAACAGGAGTCAGTGGCTCTACAACTTTACCGAGTGTGCCAATTACGCAAAAGAAGGAAATCGTTGGGTTGCCTAAACAAAACGCAGACAAAAAGAAGATCGATGCTAGAAAGAAAAGCTTGAAAAGATtataa